A portion of the Malania oleifera isolate guangnan ecotype guangnan chromosome 3, ASM2987363v1, whole genome shotgun sequence genome contains these proteins:
- the LOC131151825 gene encoding uncharacterized protein LOC131151825 isoform X2 — protein MSAFQTVSRLFSRFPYVAHKLNSKSIGPATCSLKTNSQSLLPPSAKRLYQISRLPVELSCMLSMMPLHSAIASARLRSFLSVESQSWSLITQGIAMPL, from the exons ATGTCTGCTTTTCAGACTGTCTCTAGGTTATTTTCTCGCTTCCCATATGTCGCTCACAAACTCAACAGCAAATCAATCGGCCCGGCGACCTGTTCACTGAAAACAAATTCTCAGTCTCTCCTTCCTCCTTCTGCAAAGCGCTTGTATCAGATTTCAAG ATTACCTGTCGAGCTGAGCTGCATGCTCTCGATGATGCCTTTGCACAGCGCGATTGCTTCTGCTCGTCTCAGATCGTTCCTTTCGGTGGAGTCTCAGAGCTGGAGTTTGATTACTCAAG